Proteins encoded together in one Lagopus muta isolate bLagMut1 chromosome 3, bLagMut1 primary, whole genome shotgun sequence window:
- the CCDC102B gene encoding coiled-coil domain-containing protein 102B isoform X4 encodes MNQNMDVGYVQHSMEDIQIFRTQPRQPNKIDGICQTDGSLCNSNLPSQNFYPYSAHYTHMHMNSSSDLEIFEAVRIRELEEVKARAAQMEKTMRWWSDCTANWREKWSKVRAERNKAREEARQLRIKLESVVKELSMLKKINQDLVTEKESLENVTTWKTEYFSSSEISHIKKDLNQLTFLEQEHVEELNKTNRIPWAEDSNKDVELIKQPLRSSQNKKMAPKHLDSFPSGFTSIYFEEPKKGLHNAAQTPENDLMRASVLHLHLAELQKILTKEREMNVFLEKEVEKTENELALWKLKYEELKQSKLESLNQIKETEENELRIWDQAKFLVCCWRFHQDSE; translated from the exons ATGAATCAAAACATGGACGTAGGATATGTTCAGCATTCAATGGAAGATATACAGATTTTTAGGACCCAACCAAGACAGCCTAATAAGATAGATGGAATTTGCCAAACAGATGGCAGTCTGTGTAATTCAAATCTTCCATCTCAAAATTTCTACCCATATTCAGCTCAttatacacacatgcatatgAATTCCAGCAGTGACTTGGAAATTTTTGAAGCAGTAAGAATTCGAGAACTAGAAGAAGTCAAAGCCAGAGCTGCCCAAATGGAGAAAACTATGCGCTGGTGGTCAGACTGTACTGCTAATTGGAGGGAGAAATGGAGCAAAGttagagcagaaagaaataaagcccGAGAAGAAGCCAGACAATTGAGAATAAAATTGGAAAGTGTTGTAAAAGAACTGAGTATGCTTAAAAAGATAAACCAGGATTTAGTAACTGAGAAAGAAAGTTTAGAAAATGTAACTActtggaaaacagaatatttcagtTCCTCAGAAATATCTCATATAAAAAAAGACCTAAACCAATTAACATTTTTGGAACAagaacatgtggaagaactaaacaaaaccaacagaatTCCTTGGGCAGAAGACTCAAACAAG GATGTGGAGTTAATCAAACAGCCCCTAAGAAGCagtcagaataaaaaaatgGCTCCAAAGCATCTTGATTCCTTTCCCAGTGGATTTACCAGTATTTATTTTGAGGAACCTAAAAAAGGTCTGCACAACGCAGCTCAGACACCAGAGAATGATTTAATGCgtgcttctgttctgcatttgcATTTGGCTGAGTTACAGAAAATCTTAACTAAAGAAAGAGA AATGAATgtatttctggaaaaagaagtggaaaagacagaaaatgaattagCACTTTGGAAGTTGAAATATGAAGAACTAAAACAGTCTAAACTGGAAAGTCTGAACCAG